A genome region from Anopheles stephensi strain Indian chromosome 2, UCI_ANSTEP_V1.0, whole genome shotgun sequence includes the following:
- the LOC118517559 gene encoding DNA replication licensing factor Mcm3 has protein sequence MAEDDQRLASIQNEYLNFLDDEEDQGTYMAHVRKMINDRSKRLVVNINDIRRKNPARALALLNSAFDEQLAFSRALKDFVSSIDLSYAKTQEDFHVAFEGSFGNKHVTPRSLTSRFLGNLVCVEGIVTKVSLIRPKVVKSVHYCPATKKVMERRYTDLTSFEAVPTSAVYPTKDDDGNLLETEFGLSVYKDHQTLSIQEMPEKAPAGQLPRSVDVVCDDDLVDRCKPGDRVQIVGNYRCLPGKQGGYTTGTFRTVLIANNISQLNKESTLSVTREEINMCKKLAKNNDIFDLLAKSLAPSIHGHEYVKKAILCLLLGGIEKNLANGTRLRGDVNVLLIGDPSVAKSQLLRYVLNTAPRAITTTGRGSSGVGLTAAVTTDQETGERRLEAGAMVLADRGVVCIDEFDKMSDIDRTAIHEVMEQGRVTISKAGIHASLNARCSVLAAANPVYGRYDQYKTPMENIGLQDSLLSRFDLLFVMLDVIDSDHDRMISDHVVRMHRYRNPKEQDGDVLPMGVSAVDMLSTIAPESLEDKETPMYEKYDLLLHGASRKRSDQILSMEFMRKYIHIAKCLKPKLTETACEMISNEYSRLRSQDLMDSDVARTQPVTARTLETLIRLSTAHAKARMSRSVAEQDAQAAIELIQFAYFKKVLEKEKKKRRRAEDEESQDEMEEADEEIQEEPSTQGTRRSKRTRVEHPAAGEDSDHEDLLTSPPDRGDLTRRDTIAPSEGPAAGAMDTEESAEGSAVVAISDSRLKLFRQGVFMAFKHFRDQSASLARLTKHINENSGDEAFTPGEITAAVNQMTESNSIMVHDGIVFLI, from the exons ATGGCAGAAGATGACCAACGCCTTGCCTCCATTCAAAACGAGTACCTCAACTTTCTTGACGATGAA GAAGACCAGGGTACCTATATGGCCCATGTGCGGAAAATGATCAACGACAGAAGTAAGCGCTTGGTGGTAAATATTAACGATATCCGTCGGAAAAATCCCGCACGAGCGCTAGCGCTACTGAACAGCGCATTCGATGAACAGTTGGCATTTTCGCGTGCGCTCAAGGACTTCGTCTCGTCCATCGATCTTAGCTACGCTAAAACGCAGGAGGATTTCCATGTAGCGTTCGAGGGAAGCTTCGGAAACAAGCATGTGACACCGCGCTCGTTAACTTCCCGCTTCCTGGGCAATCTCGTATGCGTCGAGGGCATCGTGACGAAGGTGTCGCTCATTCGCCCAAAGGTGGTAAAGAGCGTACACTACTGTCCAGCTACGAAGAAGGTAATGGAACGCCGATACACGGATCTGACGTCGTTCGAAGCCGTACCGACCAGCGCAGTCTACCCGACGAAGGACGACGACGGCAACCTGCTGGAGACGGAGTTCGGTTTGTCCGTGTACAAAGACCACCAGACACTGAGCATTCAGGAAATGCCCGAAAAAGCCCCCGCCGGTCAGTTACCGCGCTCGGTGGACGTGGTTTGCGACGATGATCTGGTCGACCGTTGCAAGCCGGGCGACCGCGTGCAGATAGTGGGCAATTATCGCTGCCTGCCCGGAAAGCAGGGTGGCTACACGACGGGCACCTTCCGAACCGTGCTAATCGCGAACAATATTTCGCAGCTAAACAAGGAAAGCACGCTGAGCGTTACGCGCGAGGAGATTAACATGTGCAAGAAGCTTGCCAAAAACAATGATATATTCGATCTGTTGGCAAAGAGCCTGGCTCCGTCCATACATGGGCACGAGTACGTAAAGAAGGCGATACTGTGTCTCCTGTTGGGCGGAATCGAGAAGAATCTGGCCAATGGAACGAGGCTTCGTGGCGATGTGAATGTTTTGCTAATTGGCGATCCAAGTGTCGCAAAGTCGCAGCTCCTTCGTTACGTACTGAATACGGCCCCTCGTGCGATCACCACCACTGGTCGCGGGTCGAGTGGCGTCGGTTTAACGGCGGCCGTTACGACCGATCAGGAAACTGGAGAACGTCGGCTCGAGGCGGGTGCCATGGTTTTGGCCGATCGTGGTGTGGTTTGCATCGACGAATTCGATAAGATGAGTGACATCGATCGAACGGCCATTCACGAGGTAATGGAGCAGGGCCGTGTGACCATTTCGAAAGCCGGTATACACGCGTCGCTAAATGCCAGATGTTCCGTTCTCGCTGCTGCCAACCCTGTCTACGGACGA TACGACCAGTACAAGACACCGATGGAAAACATCGGTCTGCAGGATTCGCTTCTCTCTCGGTTTGATCTGCTGTTTGTTATGTTGGACGTAATCGACAGTGATCACGATCGCATGATATCCGATCACGTCGTGCGCATGCATCGCTACCGCAACCCGAAGGAACAGGACGGCGATGTGCTTCCGATGGGTGTGAGTGCCGTCGATATGCTGTCTACCATCGCTCCAGAATCGCTGGAAGACAAGGAAACTCCGATGTATGAAAAATACGATCTACTGCTGCACGGTGCGTCTCGCAAGCGGTCTGACCAGATCTTGTCGATGGAGTTCATGCGCAAGTACATCCACATCGCCAAATGCCTTAAACCGAAGCTGACTGAAACTGCGTGCGAGATGATCTCGAACGAGTACTCTCGGCTGCGGTCGCAAGATTTGATGGATTCGGACGTAGCCCGTACCCAGCCAGTAACGGCGCGTACTCTCGAAACCCTGATTCGTCTGTCGACGGCCCACGCTAAAGCGCGCATGTCGCGCTCAGTGGCCGAACAAGATGCGCAAGCGGCGATCGAATTGATACAGTTTGCTTACTTCAAGAAGGtgctggaaaaggaaaagaagaagcgTCGCCGCGCAGAGGATGAAGAGTCGCAGGATGAAATGGAAGAGGCCGACGAAGAGATCCAGGAGGAACCGAGCACTCAAGGCACGCGTCGTTCGAAGCGAACGCGCGTGGAACATCCGGCAGCCGGTGAAGATTCCGATCACGAGGATCTGCTAACGTCTCCGCCGGATCGAGGAGATTTGACCCGTCGGGATACCATTGCCCCCAGCGAGGGTCCGGCAGCGGGAGCCATGGATACGGAGGAGTCTGCCGAAGGCAGTGCTGTTGTGGCGATCAGCGATTCGCGTTTGAAATTATTCCGCCAAGGTGTGTTCATGGCGTTCAAACATTTCCGCGATCAGTCGGCATCACTTGCCAGGCTGACGAAGCACATTAACGAAAACAGTGGAGATGAAGCGTTTACACCCGGGGAAATAACGGCCGCCGTGAATCAGATGACCGAAAGTAACAGCATCATGGTGCATGATGGCATAGTGTTCTTAATTTAA
- the LOC118517562 gene encoding 39S ribosomal protein S30, mitochondrial: protein MLSSNFRPYLLCVGRYGQRTLVTRPLPSKEHEYTNQPEYPAIQDLSYPAKKKRERESWHQRIAKLSTVEEKLFEINMPKYYGYKANMLTDDKFPYNIKPFVQYATRTSFQKGLPQFYDPVKEKSTKILATIQSELEDTIAFELSGYSHLMRDGNVSPMEREETVAKSLLMQLHRAIVNALAPDYSHLREIETDFDPRHEAFWFLGGIYPPKLVRKIKEGMEWQKQYADDPYDRNIQYVGKPHMAIRHKHLLEPFLSKDLQSLDVKQDGIEVPDYRYDPLALGYMTNFRHATTVPGFWPGDQHEFGLISFQRRTHALERHKYCAVNDLDEAIHAQGILSSFAWLLGQACYQGFSVFNDVTYPLVTQTVVTNGKHWSFYAYQLNTTLLHSDQVDANNRYNLCWGTEALQLYESIDENGKLHGLNSDVLLQLIMFYINAPKERTEVNLKPHLCPRETRVADIEDENRRMFMEQAYKHLVSNRPRHRLVPEVYQWEKIYKIDHKTRPMDAKRRPFEFGENMYKRRLDEHALKYIPRAVRPGGPKSRPKFESTYYPNVRRQ, encoded by the exons ATGTTGTCGAGCAACTTTCGTCCTTATTTACTATGCGTAGGTCGCTATGGCCAACGCACGTTGGTCACCAGGCCTCTTCCGAGCAAGGAGCACGAGTATACGAACCAACCGGAATACCCAGCCATTCAAGATTTAAGCTATCCGGCCAAGAAAAAGCGCGAACGAGAATCATGGCACCAGCGGATTGCAAAGCTAAGCACGGTCGAGGAGAAGCTGTTTGAAATTAACATGCCAAAATACTACGGATACAAAGCGAATATGCTGACGGACGACAAGTTCCCGTACAACATCAAACCGTTTGTGCAGTACGCGACTAGAACGAGCTTTCAAAAAGGCTTACCCCAGTTCTATGATCCGGTTAAAGAGAAGTCGACAAAAATTCTTGCAACCATACAAAGCGAGCTCGAGGACACGATTGCATTTGAGCTTTCCGGCTACAG CCACCTTATGCGCGACGGAAACGTTTCTCCTATGGAGAGAGAGGAAACGGTTGCTAAATCCCTGTTGATGCAGCTTCACCGCGCCATAGTTAATGCACTCGCGCCAGATTATAGTCATTTGAGAGAGATTGAAACAGATTTCGATCCACGGCATGAAGCATTCTGGTTCCTTGGAGGCATTTATCCACCGAAGTTGGTGCGCAAGATTAAGGAAGGTATGGAATGGCAGAAGCAGTACGCCGACGATCCGTATGATCGCAACATTCAATACGTGGGAAAGCCGCACATGGCCATAAGACACAAGCATCTGCTGGAGCCTTTTCTGTCGAAGGATTTGCAATCTTTGGACGTTAAGCAGGATGGCATCGAAGTACCGGACTACCGGTACGATCCGCTAGCGTTGGGATATATGACGAACTTCCGGCATGCTACAACAGTGCCAGGGTTTTGGCCCGGGGATCAGCACGAGTTTGGCTTGATATCATTTCAACGACGAACTCACGCACTGGAACGCCATAAGTACTGTGCGGTTAACGATCTGGATGAAGCTATCCATGCGCAAGGCATTTTGTccagctttgcttggttgctgGGTCAGGCCTGCTACCAGGGCTTCTCCGTGTTTAACGATGTAACGTACCCGTTAGTCACCCAGACTGTTGTAACAAATGGCAAACACTGGTCATTTTATGCGTATCAGCTCAACACGACGCTACTTCACTCGGATCAAGTGGACGCCAACAATCGATACAATCTGTGCTGGGGGACGGAAGCTTTGCAACTGTACGAATCGATCGATGAAAATGGTAAACTGCACGGCCTTAATAGCGATGTTCTGCTTCAGCTGATAATGTTCTACATCAATGCGCCAAAGGAACGTACGGAAGTGAATCTTAAGCCACATCTCTGCCCAAGGGAAACCCGAGTAGCAGACATTGAGGATGAAAATCGACGAATGTTTATGGAGCAAGCGTACAAGCACTTGGTGTCGAATCGGCCCCGTCACCGACTGGTGCCGGAAGTGTACCAGTGGGAAAAAATCTACAAGATAGACCACAAAACTCGCCCGATGGACGCTAAGCGCAGACCGTTCGAGTTTGGCGAAAATATGTACAAGCGGCGGTTGGACGAGCATGCACTGAAATACATTCCTCGTGCTGTGCGTCCGGGTGGCCCGAAGAGTAGACCGAAGTTTGAATCGACCTACTATCCCAACGTACGGAGGCAATAA
- the LOC118517557 gene encoding LOW QUALITY PROTEIN: regulator of nonsense transcripts 1 homolog (The sequence of the model RefSeq protein was modified relative to this genomic sequence to represent the inferred CDS: inserted 2 bases in 1 codon), protein MSVDAYDGTTGSQSLTFVDTEENFFVGADSQGTEYDFRDFTIPSQSQTQASQLDHLGGSSQVNGFGRRIGVDPTKLSGITSAIGELQFEEDEDELDPVENKDLPPHACRYCGIHEPSTVVMCNICKKWFCNGRGSTSGSHIVNHLVRAKHREVTLHADGPLGETVLECYSCAVRNVFVLGFIPAKSDSVVVLLCRQPCAAQNSIKDMNWDQEQWKPLIADRCFLFWLVKIPTEQDQLRARKVSAAQINKLEELWKENVDATFQDLEKPGIDKEPQQVQLRYVDGYQYQNTFGPLVNLEADYDEKLKESQTQENIEIRWDTGLNKKTIAYFTLAKNDGDMKLMHGDELKLRYVGELHKPWSCIGHVIKVPDNYGDDVGLELKHNHHAPVERTSNFSVDFIWKGTSFERMQQALRKFAMDAKSVSNYIYTRLLGNVRADGAEEVLFRLNLPKHFSAPNLPDLNRSQVYAVRHALQRPLSLIQGPPGTGKTVTSATIVYQLARLNSGPILVCAPSNTAVDQLTEKIHRTNLKVVRVCARSREAIDSPVSFLALHNQIRNMAQNSELKKLQQLKDETGELSLSDERRYRSLKKQAERELLEAADVICCTCVGAGDLRLQRIKFNSILIDESMQSTEPECMVPVVLGAKQLILVGDHCQLGPVVMCKKAAKAGLSQSLFERLVALGIRPFRLEVQYRMHPELSQFPSNFFYEGSLQNGVCADERKLKVDFPWPSPDCPMFFLVTQGQEEIAGSGTSYLNRTEASNVEKITTRFLKAGIKPEQIGIITPYEGQRAYLVQYMQYQGSLHSKLYQEIEIASVDAFQGREKDIIIMSCVRANEHQGIGFLNDPRRLNVALTRAKYGIIIVGNPKVLSKQELWNHLLNFYKDKKVLVEGSLNNLKESMIQFTKPKKIINTLNPGMHFMTNAMYDAKEVLGGGYFDRXTLDLQPAYAHNPLAGYGSANNYHQQGGFMDVTGHGSTASANTPLDAFMRKVHDPIGYISPQRSLPAVSNMPVPVGMFINMSSAPSRFYQQQQQAAMQAAKQTRRPVVGKTSSQLLAAGSGSVSAGGKSGRPRPIGPPSSSSSGGGINHGSNIAGSSLTQGMSQNMSQPGFSLSQQAEFSQDYMGDYQSQMDNILSQESNYHSQSGPGDRLAFELHSSSQFSQPY, encoded by the exons ATGAGTGTCGACGCTTACGACGGAACGACTGGTTCCCAATCGCTGACCTTTGTCGATACGGAAGAGAATTTCTTCGTGGGAGCGGATTCGCAGGGTACGGAGTACGATTTTCGCGACTTTACCATTCCTTCGCAAAGTCAAACCCAAGCCTCGCAGCTCGATCATCTTGGCGGAAGCAGTCAG GTGAATGGATTCGGTCGGAGGATTGGAGTAGATCCGACGAAGCTGTCCGGCATTACCTCTGCTATCGGTGAGCTGCAgttcgaggaggacgaggacgaaCTTGACCCGGTGGAGAATAAGGATTTGCCTCCACATGCGTGCCGTTATTGCGGTATACACGAACCAAGCACCGTGGTTATGTGTAACATTTGCAAAAAATGGTTTTGTAACGGGCGCGGAAGTACGTCCGGGTCGCACATCGTGAACCATCTCGTCCGTGCCAAGCATCGGGAGGTTACGCTTCACGCAGATGGTCCCCTCGGGGAAACGGTTCTGGAGTGCTATTCTTGCGCCGTTCGGAACGTGTTTGTTCTCGGATTCATTCCTGCTAAAAGCGACTCCGTCGTGGTGCTGTTGTGCAG ACAACCGTGTGCCGCACAGAACTCCATCAAGGACATGAACTGGGACCAGGAGCAATGGAAGCCGTTGATTGCCGATCGTTGCTTCTTGTTTTGGTTGGTGAAGATTCCAACGGAGCAGGATCAGTTGCGTGCGCGTAAAGTATCCGCCGCTCAAATCAACAAGCTGGAAGAGCTGTGGAAGGAAAACGTCGACGCAACGTTTCAGGATTTGGAGAAGCCAGGCATCGACAAGGAACCGCAACAGGTACAGCTTCGGTACGTTGACGGGTATCAGTACCAGAACACGTTCGGGCCACTGGTAAATCTGGAAGCGGATTATGATGAAAAGCTGAAGGAAAGCCAAACACaggaaaatattgaaatcCGATGGGACACTGGGCTGAACAAGAAAACGATCGCTTACTTCACGCTCGCCAAGAACGACGGAGATATGAAGCTGATGCATGGCGATGAGCTGAAGCTGCGGTACGTCGGCGAGCTGCACAAGCCGTGGAGCTGCATCGGCCATGTAATCAAGGTGCCGGACAACTACGGTGACGATGTGGGCCTGGAGCTGAAACACAATCATCATGCACCAGTCGAGCGCACGAGCAACTTCTCGGTCGACTTTATCTGGAAGGGCACTTCGTTCGAGCGGATGCAGCAAGCCCTGCGCAAGTTTGCGATGGACGCCAAAAGCGTTTCGAACTATATATACACACGCCTGCTTGGAAACGTGCGTGCCGATGGTGCCGAAGAGGTGCTGTTCCGATTGAATCTGCCCAAACATTTCAGCGCCCCGAACCTGCCTGATCTGAATCGGTCGCAGGTGTACGCAGTCCGGCACGCACTCCAGCGCCCGCTGAGCCTTATCCAAGGGCCACCGGGGACTGGCAAGACAGTCACCTCGGCAACGATCGTGTACCAGCTGGCGCGGCTGAACAGTGGACCGATTTTGGTGTGCGCCCCGAGCAACACTGCTGTCGATCAGCTGACGGAAAAGATTCACCGCACCAACCTGAAGGTGGTACGCGTGTGCGCACGATCACGTGAAGCGATCGACTCGCCCGTTAGCTTTCTAGCGCTGCACAATCAAATTCGCAACATGGCGCAGAATTCGGAATTGAAGAAATTGCAACAGCTGAAGGATGAAACTGGTGAGCTGAGTCTGTCGGACGAGAGACGCTATCGATCGTTGAAAAAGCAGGCGGAACGGGAGCTGCTGGAAGCGGCCGACGTTATTTGCTGTACCTGTGTAGGTGCGGGTGATCTTCGTTTGCAGCGTATTAAATTTAACTCCATACTGATTGACGAATCGATGCAATCGACCGAACCGGAGTGCATGGTCCCGGTGGTTCTGGGTGCCAAGCAGCTTATCCTCGTGGGCGATCACTGTCAGCTGGGACCGGTGGTGATGTGTAAAAAGGCGGCCAAGGCAGGATTGTCGCAGAGTTTGTTTGAACGCTTGGTGGCTCTAGGGATTCGTCCTTTTAGGCTTGAGGTGCAGTATCGCATGCACCCGGAGTTGTCCCAGTTTCCGTCGAACTTCTTCTACGAGGGTAGCCTTCAAAATGGTGTGTGTGCCGACGAACGCAAGCTGAAAGTAGACTTTCCCTGGCCGTCGCCGGACTGTCCAATGTTTTTCCTCGTCACTCAGGGGCAGGAAGAAATCGCCGGCTCTGGCACGTCATACCTAAACCGCACGGAGGCGTCGAATGTGGAGAAGATAACGACCCGGTTCCTGAAGGCTGGTATTAAGCCCGAACAGATTGGAATCATTACCCCGTACGAGGGCCAGCGCGCCTACCTGGTCCAGTACATGCAGTACCAGGGTTCGCTCCACTCGAAGCTGTACCAGGAAATCGAAATAGCCAGCGTGGATGCGTTCCAGGGGCGGGAGAaagacatcatcatcatgtcaTGTGTACGAGCAAATGAACACCAGGGCATAGGTTTTCTAAACGATCCGCGCCGATTGAACGTAGCACTGACACGTGCCAAGTACGGCATCATCATTGTCGGCAATCCGAAGGTGCTGTCGAAGCAAGAGCTGTGGAACCATTTGCTGAACTTTTACAAAGACAAAAAGGTGCTGGTGGAAGGATCGTTGAACAATCTCAAAGAGTCGATGATACAGTTCACCAAGCCGAAAAAGATTATCAATACGCTAAACCCCGGAATGCACTTTATGACCAACGCTATGTATGACGCCAAGGAGGTGCTCGGGGGCGGATATTTCGATCG AACCCTGGACCTTCAACCAGCTTACGCGCACAACCCGCTTGCCGGGTACGGCAGCGCAAACAACTATCACCAGCAGGGCGGATTTATGGATGTAACGGGCCATGGCAGCACTGCCAGTGCAAATACGCCGCTTGACGCGTTTATGCGCAAAGTGCACGATCCGATTGGGTATATTTCGCCACAGCGTTCGCTTCCTGCAGTTAGCAACATGCCCGTACCGGTGGGAATGTTCATCAACATGTCAAGCGCACCCTCACGCTTctatcaacaacagcaacaagcaGCTATGCAGGCGGCTAAGCAAACGCGTCGCCCAGTGGTAGGCAAAACGTCCAGTCAACTGTTGGCAGCTGGTTCCGGATCAGTCTCTGCCGGTGGAAAGTCGGGCCGTCCCCGTCCAATTGGCCcaccaagcagcagcagcagcggcggcggtATCAACCATGGCAGTAATATTGCAGGCTCATCCCTAACCCAAGGCATGTCGCAGAACATGTCCCAGCCGGGCTTCAGCTTGTCGCAGCAGGCAGAATTCTCGCAGGACTATATGGGCGACTATCAGTCGCAGATGGACAACATACTGTCGCAAGAATCGAACTATCACAGCCAGTCCGGGCCAGGCGATCGGCTGGCGTTCGAACTGCATTCGAGTTCGCAATTCTCGCAACCGTACTGA
- the LOC118517560 gene encoding zinc finger protein 436-like — protein MELKPVANPSTMKVAIARGTRSLAASTTDPKIIYLDRLCRTCLVETKKDQLKDLFELSLAEKIMSCTSVTVTETDGLPCHICTDCCLELERTFNFRQMSKASDATIRSLIEKSVVITQDSETKYEVLNVVLTDSDGNTETSAVVVPIEELRFQLMNTTSKTVVEMQAVDDSSVSSRKAIQICRAPQQTSVSLESSEKEPYPGQEFSPNMNPNDLLNEQSSTTSANKESSEQPRTQALRESTILRNLKQELSEFIGSNCTAISKEVEIVDENEDDELIHVDYLKDALTEEYIQIMENQLASTVANSKEQEQVEQEHLNSLIHASMEAEEPSERQKTEDGVERDTTHCKICDMQFSKRRLYYKHVSRKHSDKRFECNVCKRMFAEQSVLKNHMLRHTGEKTHRCDVCEARFYEKTLLNVHMRRHSGIRPYACGLCDKRFTTRSVLNTHQKVHNGPRPHVCNVCQKGFKLPWQLKAHCRIHTDEKPFECPYCQKRFNQNGNLAVHIRTHSGEKPFKCKICNKAYPSQGELRGHTRQHTGEAKTKKVVCTICSKAFPANHDLAIHMRTHTKEKPYGCTLCEKKFMLRVHLTVHMRSHTGEKPFACKLCEKAFPTNYQLKTHNYVHTGEKNYSCDVCNKTFSSSANRNTHRKTHNRKTT, from the exons ATGGAACTGAAGCCAGTAGCGAACCCTTCAACGATGAAGGTTGCGATAGCACGAGGAACACGATCATTGGCCGCATCTACAACCGATCCCAAAATCATCTACCTAGATCGCTTGTGTCGTACATGTCTggtcgaaacaaaaaaggatcaACTGAAGGATCTGTTCGAATTAAGTCTGGCAGAAAAAATAATGAGCTGCACCAGCGTGACG GTGACCGAAACCGATGGACTTCCATGCCACATCTGCACGGACTGTTGTTTGGAGCTGGAGCGAACTTTCAACTTCCGGCAAATGTCCAAAGCCTCTGACGCAACGATACGGTCTTTGATTGAAAAATCAGTCGTTATTACACAAGACAGCGAAACCAAGTACGAAGTGTTGAATGTGGTTCTTACAGATTCGGACGGCAACACGGAAACATCCGCCGTCGTTGTACCAATAGAGGAGCTTCGATTTCAGCTAATGAACACAACCAGCAAGACGGTGGTGGAAATGCAGGCTGTAGACGATAGTAGTGTTTCGAGCCGCAAAGCCATTCAAATCTGTCGTGCGCCTCAGCAAACTAGCGTTTCTTTGGAAAGCAGCGAGAAAGAACCTTACCCTGGACAAGAATTTTCCCCAAACATGAATCCCAACGACCTTCTAAACGAGCAATCTAGTACGACCTCTGCTAACAAGGAATCCTCGGAACAGCCGCGGACGCAAGCTTTGCGGGAATCTACCATACTCAGAAATCTAAAGCAGGAATTGTCCGAATTTATAGGAAGCAACTGCACTGCCATTTCAAAGGAAGTAGAAATCGTAGACGAGAACGAGGACGACGAGCTGATCCACGTGGACTATCTGAAGGATGCGCTGACGGAGGAGTACATTCAAATAATGGAAAATCAGCTAGCGTCGACCGTAGCCAACAGTAAAGAACAAGAACAGGTTGAGCAGGAACACTTGAACAGCTTGATCCATGCCTCGATGGAAGCCGAAGAACCCAGCGAGCGGCAGAAAACTGAAGACGGCGTTGAGCGCGACACAACGCACTGCAAGATATGTGATATGCAGTTTAGCAAACGTAGATTGTACTACAAACACGTCAGTCGAAAGCACTCCGAT AAACGCTTCGAATGCAACGTCTGCAAGAGGATGTTTGCAGAACAGTCCGTGCTCAAGAACCACATGCTGCGGCACACGGGAGAAAAAACGCACAGGTGCGATGTTTGCGAGGCACGGTTCTACGAGAAAACGCTACTGAATGTGCACATGCGGAGACACTCGGGTATACGACCGTACGCTTGCGGACTGTGTGACAAACGGTTCACGACTCGTAGCGTTCTCAACACACACCAGAAAGTGCACAACGGGCCACGGCCCCACGTGTGCAACGTTTGTCAGAAGGGATTCAAGCTGCCCTGGCAACTGAAGGCTCACTGTCGCATTCACACGGACGAAAAGCCGTTCGAATGCCCATACTGCCAGAAGCGGTTCAACCAGAACGGCAACTTGGCAGTGCACATTCGCACTCACTCGGGTGAAAAACCGTTCAAGTGCAAGATCTGCAACAAGGCATATCCTAGCCAGGGAGAGCTAagg GGCCACACGCGACAGCACACAGGGGAAGCAAAGACGAAGAAAGTGGTGTGCACCATCTGCAGTAAAGCATTTCCCGCTAATCACGATCTGGCGATCCacatgcgcacacacacgaaggAAAAGCCGTACGGTTGCACACTCTGTGAAAAGAAGTTCATGCTGCGCGTGCATCTGACCGTACACATGCGATCTCACACGGGTGAAAAACCGTTCGCTTGTAAATTGTGTGAAAAGG CCTTCCCAACCAACTATCAGCTGAAAACGCACAATTATGTGCATACGGGCGAGAAGAACTATTCCTGCGATGTATGCAACAAGACATTTAGCAGCTCCGCTAATCGCAATACGCATCGCAAGACGCACAATCGGAAAACAACTTAA